A DNA window from Micromonospora inyonensis contains the following coding sequences:
- a CDS encoding GGDEF domain-containing protein: MTAPTLDVDALQARIVYLEQRLAERTWQATTDPLTGLYNRRWLEETWQVDRPAGQLVALVDLDGFKAINDTLGHAAGDAVLVAVAAHLQPYGTAVRLGGDELLLLAAPDMLAGLVTSWRVDLPTGQITVTGAVGITEALPDLEETLRRVDVCTTRSTPAGGLVCGRCGTRSWTPRCRLARVAAGCGTRTGQVSGDRRGRHRRPVPADPRPVAAHPPPGRGRVMAPVFATLAALLLGLAAGWTGHHLRTRAHLARLDAAHTAITDPDHWAAVFAHYARLLGISLPRRTR; encoded by the coding sequence ATGACCGCCCCCACCCTCGACGTCGACGCCCTCCAGGCCCGCATCGTCTACCTGGAGCAGCGGCTCGCCGAACGCACCTGGCAGGCCACCACCGACCCGCTCACCGGCCTGTACAACCGGCGCTGGCTCGAGGAGACCTGGCAGGTCGACCGGCCCGCCGGGCAGCTCGTCGCCCTCGTCGACCTGGACGGTTTCAAGGCAATCAACGACACCCTCGGCCACGCCGCCGGTGACGCGGTGCTCGTCGCGGTCGCCGCTCACCTCCAGCCGTACGGCACGGCGGTGCGGCTCGGCGGCGACGAGCTGCTGCTGCTCGCCGCGCCGGACATGCTGGCCGGTCTGGTCACGTCGTGGCGGGTGGACCTGCCGACCGGGCAGATCACCGTCACCGGCGCCGTCGGCATCACCGAGGCGCTGCCGGATCTGGAGGAGACGCTGCGCCGGGTCGACGTGTGTACGACGCGAAGCACGCCGGCTGGGGGCCTGGTCTGCGGCAGGTGTGGTACCCGGAGCTGGACACCACGGTGCCGACTGGCACGGGTCGCCGCCGGGTGCGGGACGCGGACCGGGCAGGTGTCCGGTGACCGCCGTGGACGTCACCGACGGCCCGTACCGGCCGACCCTCGGCCCGTGGCAGCCCACCCACCACCAGGACGAGGCCGCGTGATGGCCCCCGTCTTCGCCACCCTCGCCGCCCTGCTCCTCGGCCTGGCCGCCGGCTGGACCGGCCACCACCTGCGCACCCGCGCCCACCTGGCCCGCCTGGACGCCGCCCACACGGCGATCACCGACCCCGACCACTGGGCGGCCGTGTTCGCCCACTACGCCCGCCTGCTCGGCATCAGCCTGCCCCGGAGGACCCGATGA
- a CDS encoding PD-(D/E)XK nuclease-like domain-containing protein — translation MTTLTVTEPGLYPDIADEDYHRDPVPGGSLSSTGLRKLLPPSCPAKFRHWLDHGQPPKDAFDLGHAAHLKVLGRGLDLVVVDAADWRTKDAREAKAAAYAAGQVPLLAADHDRVEAMADAIRQHPIAGPLLHPDSGQPEVSAFWIDPATGVWCRARYDFLRHPVPGRRRIVVDYKTTPDASPEHIQRAVSRFGYALQGGHYLDGAVQLGVADDPVFVLAFQEIEPPHLVTVVQLDPVALRIGRDLAQQARDIYAECLRTDTWPAYSDDIEPIALPAWVERQHTKEIW, via the coding sequence GTGACCACGCTGACCGTGACCGAGCCGGGCCTCTACCCGGACATCGCCGACGAGGACTACCACCGCGACCCGGTACCCGGCGGCAGCCTGTCGTCCACCGGCCTGCGGAAGCTCCTGCCGCCGTCCTGCCCGGCGAAGTTCCGGCACTGGCTCGACCACGGTCAGCCCCCCAAGGACGCCTTCGACCTCGGCCACGCCGCCCACCTCAAGGTGTTGGGCCGCGGCCTCGACCTGGTCGTGGTCGACGCCGCCGACTGGCGAACCAAAGACGCCCGCGAGGCCAAAGCCGCCGCGTACGCCGCCGGCCAGGTGCCGCTCCTGGCCGCCGACCACGACCGGGTCGAGGCGATGGCCGACGCGATCCGCCAGCACCCCATCGCCGGGCCGCTCCTGCACCCCGACAGCGGGCAGCCGGAGGTGTCCGCGTTCTGGATCGACCCGGCGACCGGGGTGTGGTGCCGCGCCCGGTACGACTTCCTCCGCCACCCGGTGCCCGGCCGCCGGCGGATCGTCGTCGACTACAAAACCACCCCCGACGCCAGCCCCGAACACATCCAGCGGGCCGTCAGCCGGTTCGGCTACGCCCTCCAAGGCGGCCACTACCTCGACGGGGCCGTGCAGCTCGGCGTCGCCGACGATCCGGTGTTCGTCCTGGCCTTCCAGGAGATCGAACCGCCCCACCTCGTCACCGTCGTCCAGCTCGACCCCGTGGCGCTGCGCATCGGCCGGGACCTCGCCCAGCAGGCCCGCGACATCTACGCCGAGTGCCTGCGCACCGACACGTGGCCCGCATACAGCGACGACATCGAACCGATCGCCCTGCCCGCCTGGGTGGAGCGCCAACACACCAAGGAGATCTGGTGA
- the ssb gene encoding single-stranded DNA-binding protein, producing the protein MSLPVISGVARLTDDPELRYAASGTAVCKLRLAFNSRKKNDSTGQWEDGDTFFVDGTVFNQEAEHAAESLQRGLEVVVTGRLKTRRYETKEGEKRSVVELMVDGIGPALKFATATVNKMQRSGGSTGTRPAPAADDPWATAPPAGRNSRDDIPPF; encoded by the coding sequence ATGAGCCTGCCCGTCATCAGCGGTGTCGCCCGCCTCACCGACGACCCCGAGCTGCGCTACGCCGCCTCCGGCACCGCGGTGTGCAAGCTGCGGCTCGCCTTCAACTCCCGCAAGAAGAACGACTCCACCGGCCAGTGGGAAGACGGCGACACGTTCTTCGTCGACGGCACCGTCTTCAACCAGGAAGCCGAGCATGCCGCCGAGAGCTTGCAGCGGGGCCTGGAGGTCGTCGTCACCGGCCGGCTCAAGACTCGCCGCTACGAGACCAAGGAAGGCGAAAAGCGGTCCGTCGTCGAGCTGATGGTCGACGGCATCGGCCCGGCCCTGAAGTTCGCCACCGCCACGGTCAACAAGATGCAGCGCTCCGGCGGCTCGACCGGCACCCGACCGGCACCCGCAGCCGACGACCCGTGGGCGACCGCCCCGCCGGCAGGCCGTAACTCGCGCGACGACATCCCGCCGTTTTAA
- a CDS encoding ATP-binding protein, with protein sequence MTAELIRNPLREWQRRIWAHAVIDDTTPSHDELSREADRAERAAIHARQAANRAIAYTRRRPSRYANASYELLLPEQDPAGKVSRWRAHGPRALLIAGPARTGKTTAAYAIANDTHAHDQWVMVWTAPDLSAALKPDGEPFAYDYATGCDLLVLDDLGRERVTDWWLEQLQRILDERCAQERRLVVTCNTTGPDEGDDRSPAEVAYAQLVTRYGHPIVERLIDGGGVLVLDGPAVRQVVTEW encoded by the coding sequence ATGACCGCCGAACTCATTCGCAACCCGCTGCGGGAGTGGCAGCGCCGGATCTGGGCCCACGCCGTCATCGACGACACCACGCCCAGCCACGACGAGCTCAGCCGGGAAGCCGACCGGGCGGAACGGGCCGCCATCCACGCGCGACAGGCCGCGAACCGGGCCATCGCCTACACCCGCCGCCGGCCCAGCCGCTACGCCAACGCCAGCTACGAGCTGCTCCTGCCCGAGCAGGACCCGGCCGGGAAGGTCAGCCGCTGGCGAGCCCACGGGCCACGGGCACTCCTCATCGCCGGCCCCGCCCGCACCGGCAAGACCACCGCCGCGTACGCCATCGCCAACGACACCCACGCCCACGACCAGTGGGTGATGGTGTGGACCGCCCCCGACCTGTCCGCCGCCCTCAAGCCCGACGGCGAGCCGTTCGCCTACGACTACGCCACCGGCTGCGACCTGCTCGTCCTCGACGACCTCGGCCGGGAACGCGTCACCGACTGGTGGCTAGAACAGCTCCAGCGGATCCTCGACGAGCGGTGCGCCCAGGAACGCCGGCTCGTCGTCACCTGCAACACCACCGGGCCGGACGAAGGCGACGACCGGTCGCCCGCCGAGGTGGCCTACGCGCAGCTCGTCACCCGGTACGGCCACCCCATCGTCGAGCGGCTCATCGACGGCGGTGGCGTGCTCGTCCTCGACGGGCCCGCAGTCCGCCAGGTGGTGACCGAATGGTGA
- a CDS encoding DNA-methyltransferase: protein MTPYYADDTVTLHHGDSLTVLRALPSGSVNCVVTSPPYYGLRDYGEPGQYGLESSPAAYVDRMREVFAEVRRVLADDGTLWLNLGDSYSSTGGTSGVGPNAVVAQTRRQDVERTRPSSPLPPKNLLGIPWRVAFALQDDGWILRSEIIWAKRNFMPEAVKDRPTRAHEHVFLMTKRPRYYFDADAIREESDPEQEAHNRRYAKEYTAHTERASDTGQPGNVNNIGIHSRPGRGGRNSRDVWSISAQPFPGAHFAVMPPELARRCIAAGSRTGDVVLDPFAGSCTTGMVAGQLGRRFVGIDLSATYLDLALRTRLAQGALMFGGAA, encoded by the coding sequence GTGACGCCCTACTACGCCGACGACACCGTCACCCTCCACCACGGCGACAGCCTCACCGTCCTCCGCGCCCTTCCGTCCGGGTCCGTCAACTGCGTCGTCACCTCGCCGCCCTACTACGGGCTCCGGGACTACGGGGAGCCCGGCCAGTACGGGCTGGAGTCCTCGCCCGCCGCGTACGTCGACCGGATGCGGGAGGTGTTCGCCGAGGTACGGCGGGTCCTCGCTGACGACGGCACCCTGTGGCTCAACCTCGGCGACTCGTACTCCTCCACCGGTGGCACGTCTGGTGTCGGCCCCAACGCGGTCGTGGCGCAGACGCGACGGCAGGACGTCGAGCGGACCCGGCCGTCGTCGCCGCTGCCGCCGAAGAACCTGCTCGGCATTCCGTGGCGGGTCGCGTTCGCCCTCCAGGACGACGGCTGGATCCTCCGCTCCGAAATCATCTGGGCGAAGCGGAACTTCATGCCCGAAGCCGTCAAGGACCGGCCCACCCGCGCCCACGAGCACGTCTTCCTCATGACCAAGCGGCCCCGCTACTACTTCGACGCCGACGCCATCCGTGAGGAATCCGACCCCGAGCAAGAAGCCCACAACCGCCGGTACGCCAAGGAGTACACCGCCCACACCGAGCGGGCCTCCGACACCGGCCAGCCCGGCAACGTCAACAACATCGGCATCCACTCCCGCCCCGGCCGGGGCGGTCGGAACTCCCGCGACGTGTGGTCGATCTCCGCTCAGCCGTTCCCCGGCGCGCACTTCGCCGTCATGCCACCCGAGCTGGCCCGCCGCTGCATCGCCGCCGGCAGCCGCACCGGCGACGTCGTTCTCGACCCGTTCGCCGGGTCCTGCACCACCGGCATGGTCGCCGGGCAGCTCGGCCGCCGGTTCGTCGGCATCGACCTGTCCGCCACCTACCTCGACCTGGCGTTGCGCACCCGACTCGCCCAGGGCGCGCTCATGTTCGGCGGTGCCGCATGA
- a CDS encoding DUF6221 family protein produces MDDLVTWLRAQLDEDERELWSAGARGERWPHPGFKWLIADINAKRLLLTQFELRGNSVRGMVQPATGGVWDDLLRVLALPYANRPGYRPEWRP; encoded by the coding sequence GTGGATGACCTGGTCACCTGGCTGCGCGCCCAGCTCGACGAGGACGAACGCGAACTGTGGTCTGCCGGGGCAAGGGGCGAGCGCTGGCCACACCCGGGATTCAAGTGGCTGATCGCCGACATCAACGCCAAGCGGCTGCTACTGACGCAGTTCGAACTGCGAGGCAACTCCGTCCGCGGGATGGTGCAGCCGGCCACCGGTGGAGTCTGGGACGACCTGCTGCGCGTCCTTGCCCTGCCGTACGCCAACCGGCCCGGCTACCGGCCGGAGTGGCGGCCATGA
- a CDS encoding HNH endonuclease: protein MKARRCPLCAVRMTDQPYLPASKELDHIVPLGVGGTHTIGNVRIICRACNLKRPKDGGDYAGPVTLFALEVA, encoded by the coding sequence GTGAAGGCTCGCCGCTGTCCGTTGTGCGCCGTCCGGATGACGGACCAGCCGTATCTGCCGGCCAGCAAGGAACTCGACCACATCGTGCCGCTCGGTGTAGGCGGCACCCACACGATCGGCAACGTCCGAATCATCTGCCGCGCCTGCAACTTGAAGCGACCGAAGGACGGCGGCGACTACGCCGGTCCCGTGACCCTCTTCGCCTTGGAGGTGGCCTGA
- a CDS encoding phage portal protein, which produces MTNLLRAVSRSLAARPAERHDDWHLFQGNQYWNNVLTSWEPNHEGIGSDFANLVGKAFKGNAIVFACELTRMGLLSQARPAWRRLRRSGRGGDLFGNDDLSVLENPWPGGTFASLASRMELDAAFGGTAFVGRRQERPDRLLRMRPDWVTMVLGSDAEPDAEAQFALDADFLGIMYHPGGKGSGREPKVLLADEVAVWAPIPDPMAAYRGIPWPTAALREVDSDVAATMHKAAFFERGATPQMILSLDPSVKREEFQKFNTTLESRHAGVSNAYRTLVLQGVTPHVVGKDLHQLDFKVTQGAGETRIAAGSGVHPVVAALSEGMAGSSLNAGNFKAACRLVADRTLRPLWASMFASLQTIMWEKPSDAELWYPEREISFLQEDRKDAAEIEQLKAQTIGALVREGFEPRSVIAAVEAEDMNLLVHSGLLSVQLQAPGSAPPKSSGGLNGARPAITVGGKP; this is translated from the coding sequence GTGACGAACCTGCTGCGCGCCGTCTCCCGGTCGCTGGCGGCCCGCCCTGCGGAGCGGCACGACGACTGGCACCTGTTCCAGGGCAACCAGTACTGGAACAACGTGCTGACGTCGTGGGAGCCCAACCATGAGGGCATCGGCTCGGACTTCGCGAACCTGGTCGGGAAGGCGTTCAAGGGCAACGCGATCGTGTTCGCCTGTGAGCTGACCCGCATGGGCCTGTTGTCGCAGGCGCGGCCGGCGTGGCGGCGGCTGCGGCGCAGTGGGCGCGGCGGTGACCTGTTCGGCAACGACGACCTGTCGGTGCTGGAGAACCCGTGGCCGGGCGGCACGTTTGCTTCCCTCGCGTCGCGGATGGAGTTGGACGCGGCGTTCGGTGGGACGGCGTTCGTGGGTCGCCGCCAGGAGCGCCCTGACCGGCTGCTGCGGATGCGCCCTGACTGGGTGACGATGGTCCTCGGCTCGGACGCCGAGCCGGATGCTGAGGCGCAGTTCGCCCTCGACGCCGACTTCCTGGGGATCATGTATCACCCGGGCGGGAAGGGCTCCGGCCGTGAGCCGAAGGTGCTGCTGGCCGACGAGGTGGCGGTGTGGGCGCCGATCCCGGATCCGATGGCCGCCTACCGGGGTATCCCGTGGCCGACGGCCGCGCTGCGAGAGGTCGACTCGGACGTTGCGGCGACGATGCACAAGGCGGCGTTCTTCGAGCGTGGCGCGACGCCGCAGATGATCCTGTCGCTGGACCCGTCGGTGAAGCGTGAGGAGTTCCAGAAGTTCAACACGACGCTGGAGTCCCGGCACGCTGGTGTGTCGAACGCCTACCGGACGTTGGTGTTGCAGGGCGTCACCCCGCACGTGGTCGGTAAGGATCTGCACCAGCTGGACTTCAAGGTGACGCAGGGCGCGGGTGAGACGCGGATCGCCGCGGGCTCGGGCGTGCATCCGGTGGTGGCGGCGCTGTCGGAGGGCATGGCCGGTTCGTCGCTGAACGCGGGCAACTTCAAGGCCGCGTGCCGGCTGGTCGCCGACCGAACCCTGCGCCCACTGTGGGCGTCGATGTTCGCGTCCTTGCAGACGATCATGTGGGAGAAGCCGTCCGACGCGGAGCTGTGGTACCCCGAGCGGGAGATCAGCTTCTTGCAGGAGGACCGCAAGGACGCGGCGGAGATCGAGCAGTTGAAGGCGCAGACGATCGGCGCGCTGGTGCGGGAGGGCTTCGAGCCCCGCTCGGTGATCGCGGCGGTCGAGGCCGAGGACATGAACCTCCTGGTGCACTCGGGCCTGCTGTCCGTGCAGTTGCAGGCGCCGGGCTCCGCGCCCCCCAAATCCAGTGGTGGCCTGAACGGCGCCCGACCGGCGATCACAGTGGGAGGTAAGCCGTGA
- a CDS encoding HK97 family phage prohead protease, translating to MSEFIRAVALDDIRIRSGGTGRTVEAYAAIFNEPAEIIDQDGHYYEVNSPVAFNRTIANSKGRFPVVYHHGLTLAGTASERGSVPIGVSTEVRADKRGVLTVSEYGRSELADEVLEAIRLGAVTAQSYGGRFIRSDVRRPPGGFRADPDGKLRTVTRLEVAMREFGPTPFPAFAGAAITGIRAQQVLGALLTAPASRRQALLDHLDHLATPLDEVDPAEVDNTGTPDVPGSAGTVTDDPPARHSRSVPLSMRVRAARIARGWE from the coding sequence GTGAGCGAGTTCATCCGGGCCGTCGCCCTCGATGACATCCGGATCCGCTCCGGCGGCACCGGCCGTACCGTCGAGGCGTACGCCGCGATCTTCAACGAACCAGCGGAGATCATCGACCAGGACGGCCACTACTATGAGGTCAACTCGCCGGTGGCGTTCAACCGCACGATCGCCAACAGCAAGGGCCGGTTCCCGGTGGTCTACCACCACGGGCTGACGCTTGCGGGCACCGCGTCGGAGCGCGGCAGTGTTCCGATCGGCGTCTCCACCGAGGTCCGCGCCGACAAGCGGGGCGTGCTGACGGTCAGCGAGTACGGCCGCTCGGAACTGGCTGACGAGGTGCTTGAGGCGATCCGCCTGGGCGCCGTGACGGCGCAGTCGTACGGTGGCCGTTTCATCCGCTCCGACGTGCGCAGGCCGCCAGGCGGCTTCCGGGCCGACCCCGACGGCAAGCTGCGCACTGTGACCCGCCTTGAGGTCGCGATGCGCGAGTTCGGGCCGACACCGTTTCCCGCCTTCGCGGGCGCGGCCATCACCGGTATCCGGGCGCAGCAGGTACTCGGTGCTCTGCTCACTGCCCCGGCGTCCCGCCGGCAGGCACTGCTCGACCATCTCGACCACCTGGCCACTCCCCTCGACGAGGTGGACCCGGCCGAGGTGGACAACACCGGCACCCCGGACGTCCCGGGCTCCGCCGGAACCGTGACCGACGACCCGCCAGCACGGCACTCCCGGTCCGTCCCTCTGAGCATGCGCGTCCGCGCTGCTCGTATCGCCCGAGGATGGGAGTGA
- a CDS encoding phage major capsid protein, whose amino-acid sequence MGLKRADEIRTRMESIRADLATLEQLDRSGEADEAAHQRLDDLLAEADLLAEELKPLAEREERIARVQRASLNEANHDEPVDEPHRSERSIAERGVPELGRRRSIRNPYENLDAIRAGLADPADVRARAVAAIEQYANRTDHWALAHDGAEQATKLVEKTGARFGTAVARQMLITGTPEYLAAFQSYMEDPGGMSSRAALSLTPANGGYLVPFTLDPTIILTNNGSANPYRAYATIKTTATNDWNGVTSAGVSAEWTAEGIEAADATPTVGQLKITPQKADAYLFGSYEVLGDSDIAQQLPELLADAKDRLEESAFAVGTGTGQPNGVLARGTTLAAAAGTAATGPTAASVYSLMGALPARWRGPRANNVWLANLTTINALRNVPSFTGSTTSIVNDSGPVPTLLGKPLLESTSVAGAFANGAKVLAFGDMRQYYIVDRVGMSVVYDPVVLGANRRPTGQGAWYAFWRVGADVSTAGAFRVLTLTT is encoded by the coding sequence ATGGGTTTGAAGCGCGCGGATGAGATCCGCACCCGGATGGAGAGCATCCGGGCTGACCTGGCAACCCTGGAGCAGCTCGACCGGAGCGGCGAGGCCGACGAGGCGGCGCACCAGCGTCTCGACGACCTGCTCGCCGAGGCCGACCTGCTGGCCGAGGAGCTGAAGCCCCTCGCCGAGCGGGAGGAACGCATCGCCCGCGTGCAGCGCGCGTCGCTGAACGAGGCGAACCACGACGAGCCCGTCGACGAGCCGCACCGCAGCGAGCGCAGCATCGCCGAACGCGGCGTCCCCGAGTTGGGGCGGCGCCGGTCGATCCGCAACCCGTACGAGAACCTCGACGCGATCCGCGCCGGCCTGGCCGACCCCGCCGACGTGCGGGCCCGGGCGGTCGCCGCGATCGAGCAGTACGCCAACCGCACCGACCACTGGGCGCTCGCCCACGACGGCGCGGAGCAGGCCACCAAGCTGGTCGAGAAGACCGGCGCCCGGTTCGGTACCGCCGTCGCCCGGCAGATGCTCATCACCGGCACCCCGGAGTACCTGGCGGCGTTCCAGTCGTACATGGAGGACCCGGGCGGCATGTCCTCGCGGGCGGCCCTGTCGCTGACCCCGGCCAACGGCGGCTACCTGGTGCCGTTCACCCTCGACCCGACGATCATCCTGACGAACAACGGGTCGGCGAACCCCTACCGGGCGTACGCGACGATCAAGACGACCGCCACGAACGACTGGAACGGCGTCACCTCGGCCGGTGTCAGCGCGGAGTGGACGGCGGAAGGCATTGAGGCCGCCGACGCGACCCCGACGGTCGGCCAGTTGAAGATCACCCCGCAGAAGGCCGACGCGTACCTGTTCGGCTCCTACGAGGTGCTCGGCGACTCCGACATCGCCCAGCAGCTACCCGAGCTGCTCGCCGACGCGAAGGACCGGCTGGAGGAGTCGGCGTTCGCTGTCGGCACCGGCACCGGCCAGCCCAACGGTGTGCTCGCCCGGGGCACCACGCTCGCCGCCGCCGCTGGCACCGCCGCGACCGGTCCGACCGCCGCGTCGGTGTACTCGCTGATGGGTGCCCTGCCGGCCCGCTGGCGGGGTCCGCGCGCCAACAACGTGTGGCTGGCGAACCTGACCACCATCAACGCCCTGCGTAACGTGCCGTCGTTCACGGGCTCGACCACGTCGATCGTGAACGACTCGGGCCCGGTGCCGACGCTGCTGGGTAAGCCGCTGCTGGAGTCGACTAGCGTGGCCGGCGCGTTCGCCAACGGAGCCAAGGTGCTGGCGTTCGGTGATATGCGCCAGTACTACATCGTCGACCGGGTCGGCATGTCCGTGGTCTACGACCCGGTGGTGCTCGGCGCGAACCGCCGCCCGACCGGACAGGGCGCCTGGTACGCGTTCTGGCGGGTCGGCGCGGACGTCTCGACGGCCGGCGCGTTCCGCGTCCTGACCCTGACCACCTGA
- a CDS encoding DUF6093 family protein — protein sequence MSLVSALARGRRAAERLMTDGCEIETVTGSTTDPESGEVTDTVEQVYAGRCRVQQATTTAGETNVGEAELLMLSRVLQLPVATSPGVRAGHRVRITACANDPDLVGRLFVVRTEFAKSHATSRRLGIQEATS from the coding sequence ATGTCCCTGGTATCGGCGCTTGCTCGAGGCAGGCGCGCGGCGGAGCGGCTCATGACCGACGGGTGCGAGATTGAGACGGTCACCGGGTCTACGACCGACCCGGAGTCAGGTGAGGTCACGGACACCGTCGAGCAGGTGTACGCGGGCCGCTGCCGGGTGCAGCAGGCCACCACGACGGCCGGGGAGACGAACGTCGGCGAGGCGGAACTGCTGATGTTGTCGCGCGTGCTTCAACTGCCGGTGGCGACCTCTCCTGGTGTTCGTGCCGGCCACCGGGTGCGGATCACCGCCTGCGCCAACGACCCCGACCTGGTGGGCCGGCTGTTCGTGGTCCGGACCGAGTTCGCCAAGAGCCACGCCACGTCACGGCGTCTGGGTATTCAGGAGGCGACGAGCTGA